One stretch of Enterobacter sp. RHBSTW-00994 DNA includes these proteins:
- the hemY gene encoding protoheme IX biogenesis protein HemY, translated as MLKVLLLFLLLIAGIVLGPMLAGHQGYVLIQTDSYNIETSVTGLVIILILAVVVLFAVEWLLRRIFRTGAHTRGWFVGRKRRRARKQTEQALLKLAEGDYQQVEKLMSKNADHAEQPVVNYLLAAEAAQQRGDEARANQHLERASELASNNQIPVEITRVRLQLARNENHAARHGVDRLLEITPRHPEVLRLAEQAYIRTGAWGSLLDIIPSMAKADVGDDEHRDALQRQAWIGLMDQARADLGSDGLKNWWKNQSRKTRQQIPLQVAMAEHLIECDDHDTAQAIILDGLKRQYDDRLVMVIPRLKTNNPEQLEKVLRQQIKTVGDRPLLWSTLGQSLVKHGEWQEASLAFRAALKQRPDAFDYAWLADTLDKLHHPEEAAAMRRDGLLLTLQNNAAQQ; from the coding sequence ATGTTAAAAGTCTTATTACTCTTCTTATTGTTGATCGCCGGGATCGTGCTTGGGCCTATGCTTGCGGGCCATCAGGGTTATGTCCTGATCCAAACCGACAGCTACAACATAGAAACCAGCGTAACAGGCCTGGTGATCATTTTGATCCTCGCCGTCGTCGTGCTGTTTGCCGTTGAATGGCTTCTGCGCCGCATCTTCCGCACGGGCGCACACACCCGCGGCTGGTTTGTGGGCCGTAAACGCCGTCGCGCACGTAAGCAAACAGAACAAGCGCTGCTTAAACTGGCCGAAGGTGACTATCAGCAGGTTGAAAAGCTGATGTCGAAGAATGCCGACCATGCTGAACAACCGGTAGTGAATTACTTGTTGGCGGCAGAAGCTGCACAACAGCGTGGTGATGAAGCACGGGCAAACCAGCATCTTGAGCGCGCCTCTGAATTGGCATCCAACAATCAAATTCCGGTGGAAATTACCCGCGTTCGTCTGCAACTCGCACGCAACGAAAACCATGCGGCACGGCACGGCGTTGACCGCCTGCTGGAGATCACACCTCGTCATCCGGAAGTGCTTCGCCTGGCAGAGCAAGCTTATATTCGTACCGGAGCCTGGGGCTCGCTGCTGGATATTATCCCGTCCATGGCGAAAGCAGACGTCGGTGATGATGAGCACCGTGATGCGCTGCAACGTCAGGCATGGATTGGTCTGATGGATCAAGCGCGTGCCGATCTGGGCAGCGATGGTCTGAAAAATTGGTGGAAAAATCAGAGCCGCAAAACACGCCAACAAATTCCATTGCAGGTGGCGATGGCGGAACATCTGATCGAGTGTGACGATCATGACACCGCGCAGGCGATCATCCTTGACGGCCTTAAGCGCCAGTATGATGACCGACTGGTGATGGTGATCCCACGGCTGAAAACCAATAATCCGGAGCAACTGGAAAAAGTGTTACGCCAGCAGATCAAAACGGTGGGCGATCGTCCGCTGCTGTGGAGTACGCTGGGCCAGTCGCTGGTGAAACATGGCGAATGGCAAGAGGCGAGCCTGGCTTTCCGTGCTGCACTGAAACAACGCCCTGATGCGTTTGACTACGCCTGGCTTGCCGATACCCTGGATAAGCTCCATCATCCCGAAGAAGCCGCCGCAATGCGCCGCGATGGCTTGCTGCTCACGTTGCAAAACAACGCTGCGCAGCAGTGA
- the dapF gene encoding diaminopimelate epimerase — MQFSKMHGLGNDFMVVDAVTQNVFFSPELIRRLADRHLGVGFDQLLVVEPPYDPDLDFHYRIFNADGSEVSQCGNGARCFARFVRLKGLTNKRDIRVSTANGRMVLSVTDDDLVRVNMGEPNFEPSAVPFRANKAEKTYIMRVAEQTVLCGVVSMGNPHCVIQVEDVDIAAVETLGPVLESHERFPERANIGFMQVVKREHIRLRVYERGAGETQACGSGACAAVAVGISQGLLAEEVRVELPGGRLDIAWKGPGHPLYMTGPAAHVYDGFIHL; from the coding sequence ATGCAGTTCTCTAAAATGCATGGCCTTGGCAACGATTTTATGGTCGTCGACGCGGTAACGCAGAATGTCTTTTTCTCCCCGGAGCTGATCCGCCGTCTGGCTGATCGACATCTGGGTGTAGGGTTTGATCAACTGCTGGTGGTTGAGCCGCCGTACGATCCCGATCTCGATTTTCACTATCGTATTTTTAACGCTGACGGCAGTGAAGTATCACAGTGCGGCAATGGTGCGCGTTGCTTTGCCCGCTTTGTCCGTCTGAAAGGACTGACCAATAAGCGTGACATACGTGTCAGTACCGCCAATGGCCGTATGGTGTTAAGTGTGACCGACGATGACCTGGTGCGAGTGAACATGGGTGAACCTAACTTCGAGCCATCAGCCGTACCGTTTCGCGCTAACAAAGCGGAAAAGACCTATATTATGCGTGTAGCCGAGCAGACAGTATTGTGCGGCGTCGTCTCAATGGGTAACCCACACTGCGTGATTCAGGTGGAAGATGTCGATATTGCTGCGGTAGAAACGCTTGGACCGGTGCTGGAAAGCCATGAACGCTTCCCGGAGCGAGCTAATATCGGTTTCATGCAGGTGGTGAAACGCGAGCATATCCGTCTGCGTGTTTACGAGCGCGGCGCTGGCGAAACACAGGCCTGTGGTAGTGGGGCCTGTGCTGCTGTTGCAGTTGGCATCTCTCAGGGGTTGCTGGCAGAAGAGGTTCGCGTGGAATTGCCAGGTGGTCGTCTTGATATCGCCTGGAAAGGACCGGGTCATCCACTGTATATGACTGGCCCGGCGGCACATGTCTATGACGGGTTTATTCATCTATGA
- a CDS encoding MFS transporter, translating to MNSLLYALIEALRSHRWLRMLACAFIFTSVGNGLTQVVVFGLLLRWQAPASLLTLAYFFATVPGFIGSLIGEKLCQRFSPVTLLVLAELLGLLTLLFPLLGIQYHSIPALLAVQSTEALLGGMIWPALTLLFKRGLKEAELPAATCLENVIFASQVLLGTGLGFVLFQQVPTLSLLVIDAASFMGSLLMLMLAGRAFTAQAIPSSVEGKPETLRWRMLTTQQKRSLLLLPALAAVGSPAMALLPALAQQIHPADAAGLALPLLFARSMGQLCGPMLLKRDSLARFTAKNRLLLLCLSIFLVAYGVVPFLAGGQTIALGMIFVAHLASNIVFAAGTFGVLSRFQAAQISAASGKTWRWQTISASLFTGIAALAAAELGAIQALYLVSAGALFLVAFTLIHFRE from the coding sequence ATGAACTCGCTTTTGTATGCGCTGATCGAAGCGCTACGTAGTCATCGCTGGCTGCGCATGTTGGCCTGCGCCTTCATCTTTACCTCTGTGGGCAACGGCTTAACCCAGGTCGTCGTTTTTGGTTTGCTGTTACGCTGGCAAGCCCCTGCCTCTTTACTCACTCTTGCCTATTTTTTTGCAACGGTTCCGGGCTTTATCGGTAGCCTGATAGGGGAAAAACTGTGCCAGCGATTTTCTCCAGTCACTTTACTGGTTCTGGCCGAACTGCTGGGTTTACTGACCCTGCTTTTTCCTCTGTTGGGTATCCAGTATCACAGCATACCGGCGCTACTGGCAGTGCAATCGACTGAAGCTCTGCTGGGCGGAATGATCTGGCCCGCACTTACGCTGCTGTTCAAACGCGGGCTCAAGGAAGCAGAGCTCCCGGCAGCCACCTGCCTTGAGAATGTGATTTTTGCCTCTCAGGTGCTGTTAGGAACCGGGCTCGGTTTCGTATTGTTCCAACAGGTTCCAACGCTCTCTTTGCTGGTGATAGATGCTGCCAGTTTCATGGGATCGCTGCTGATGTTGATGCTTGCCGGGAGAGCCTTCACGGCTCAAGCCATCCCTTCATCCGTAGAGGGTAAACCAGAGACACTGCGCTGGCGGATGCTCACTACGCAACAAAAGCGCAGTCTTCTGCTGTTGCCCGCACTTGCCGCCGTCGGTTCACCGGCAATGGCTCTGCTTCCGGCCCTGGCGCAACAAATCCATCCTGCAGACGCGGCAGGACTTGCCCTGCCTTTGCTCTTCGCCCGTAGCATGGGTCAGCTCTGCGGCCCGATGCTGCTAAAAAGAGACAGCCTCGCGCGCTTTACCGCAAAGAACCGGTTACTGCTGCTCTGCCTGAGCATATTTTTAGTCGCATATGGTGTAGTACCGTTTTTAGCAGGTGGGCAGACGATAGCGCTGGGGATGATCTTTGTTGCTCACCTGGCATCAAATATCGTTTTTGCCGCAGGAACATTTGGTGTACTGAGTCGCTTTCAGGCAGCGCAAATCTCAGCAGCCAGCGGGAAAACCTGGCGTTGGCAAACAATCAGTGCGTCGCTTTTTACCGGCATCGCTGCGCTGGCGGCGGCTGAACTGGGGGCCATTCAGGCATTGTATCTTGTCTCGGCGGGCGCACTATTTCTTGTTGCCTTCACCCTGATCCATTTCCGTGAATAA
- a CDS encoding lipoprotein: MKNVFRTLAVLITLFSLTGCGLKGPLYFPPADKTAPPPTKPVHSSIESASPDTNDRGDNGGPTQVNY, translated from the coding sequence ATGAAAAACGTTTTCCGAACGCTTGCCGTTCTCATCACTCTGTTTAGCCTGACCGGCTGTGGGCTTAAGGGACCGCTGTATTTCCCTCCTGCGGATAAAACTGCGCCACCGCCCACCAAACCTGTGCACAGCAGCATTGAGTCAGCTTCGCCGGACACTAACGATCGTGGTGATAACGGTGGCCCGACTCAGGTGAATTACTGA
- the hemC gene encoding hydroxymethylbilane synthase, which produces MLDNVLRIATRQSPLALWQAHYVKQRLEACHPGLSVELVPMVTRGDVILDTPLAKVGGKGLFVKELEMALLENRADIAVHSMKDVPVEFPEGLGLVTICEREDPRDAFVSNQFGSLDALPEGSIVGTSSLRRQCQLAERRPDLIIRSLRGNVGTRLSKLDNGEYDAIILAVAGLKRLGLDSRIRVALPPERSLPAVGQGAVGIECRLSDERTRALLTPLNHDDTAIRVKAERAMNTRLEGGCQVPIGSYAELIDGELWLRALVGAPDGSQMVRGERRGNPRDAEQLGVSLAEELLNNGAREILADVYNGEPPA; this is translated from the coding sequence ATGTTAGACAATGTTTTGAGAATTGCCACACGCCAAAGCCCTCTGGCACTTTGGCAGGCACATTATGTTAAGCAGCGCCTGGAAGCTTGCCATCCTGGGTTGAGCGTTGAGCTCGTGCCGATGGTCACGCGCGGCGATGTGATTCTTGATACGCCACTGGCGAAAGTCGGCGGAAAGGGATTGTTTGTCAAAGAGCTGGAGATGGCTCTGCTTGAGAACCGTGCCGATATTGCCGTCCATTCTATGAAAGATGTGCCTGTTGAGTTTCCTGAAGGGCTGGGACTGGTGACCATTTGCGAGCGCGAAGATCCGCGCGATGCGTTTGTCTCTAACCAGTTTGGCTCACTCGATGCATTGCCAGAAGGCAGCATTGTTGGCACGTCAAGTTTACGCCGCCAGTGTCAACTGGCTGAACGTCGTCCGGACCTGATCATTCGTTCCCTGCGAGGCAATGTGGGCACGCGGCTGAGTAAGCTGGATAACGGTGAATACGATGCCATTATTCTTGCCGTCGCAGGGTTGAAGCGTCTTGGACTGGACTCTCGTATCCGTGTGGCGTTACCGCCAGAACGCTCTCTCCCGGCGGTTGGCCAGGGAGCGGTGGGGATTGAATGTCGTTTGAGTGATGAGCGAACTCGGGCTCTGCTCACGCCACTGAATCATGACGATACCGCCATCCGTGTGAAAGCAGAACGCGCGATGAATACGCGCCTTGAAGGTGGATGCCAGGTTCCCATTGGCAGCTATGCTGAATTGATTGATGGTGAACTGTGGCTACGCGCGCTGGTCGGCGCACCGGACGGTTCGCAAATGGTTCGCGGTGAACGTCGTGGTAATCCGCGCGATGCTGAACAACTAGGCGTGTCGCTGGCTGAAGAGTTACTCAACAACGGGGCCCGCGAAATTCTGGCTGACGTGTATAACGGAGAACCCCCTGCATGA
- the cyaY gene encoding iron donor protein CyaY, protein MNDSEFHRLADTLWMTIEERLDDWDGDSDIDCEINGGILTLSFENGSKIIINRQEPLHQVWLAAKQGGYHFDLKGDVWVCDRSGETFWDLLEQAATAQAGEKVSFR, encoded by the coding sequence ATGAACGACAGTGAATTTCATCGCCTTGCCGACACCCTGTGGATGACCATCGAAGAGCGCCTGGACGACTGGGATGGCGACAGCGATATCGATTGCGAAATCAACGGCGGTATCCTGACCCTAAGTTTTGAGAACGGCAGCAAAATCATTATTAACCGCCAGGAGCCGCTTCACCAGGTCTGGCTGGCTGCCAAGCAGGGTGGCTACCATTTCGATCTAAAAGGTGACGTGTGGGTGTGCGACCGTAGTGGCGAAACATTCTGGGATCTGCTGGAGCAAGCCGCGACTGCGCAGGCGGGTGAAAAGGTCAGTTTCAGGTAA
- the hemX gene encoding uroporphyrinogen-III C-methyltransferase — MTEHEKSSAVVEETRETVDITPQPEKTEKTTEKKNSSNKTSLALSAIAIAIALAAGVSLYGLVKQQGSNQTATSDALVNQITALQKAQETQKTELESVIKQQATQLADANRQQEQLAKQLDEVQQKVATISGSDAKTWLLAQADFLVKLAGRKLWSDQDVTTAAALLKSADASLADMNDPSLITARRAITEDIASLAAVSQVDYDGIILKVNQLSNQIDNLQLADNNDDDSPMDSDGTELSSSLSEWRVNLQKSWQSFMDSFITIRRRDETAVPLLAPNQDVYLRENIRSRLLVAAQAVPRHQEETYKQALDNVSTWVRAYYNTDDATTTAFLEDVDKLSQQNITMNVPDKLESQPILEKLMQTRVRNLLAQPGIPAEPDAAAAPAPATESAPQGE; from the coding sequence ATGACGGAACACGAAAAATCCTCCGCCGTGGTTGAAGAGACCAGGGAGACTGTGGACATCACACCACAGCCAGAGAAAACTGAGAAAACAACTGAGAAAAAAAACAGCAGCAACAAAACCAGCCTGGCTCTGAGTGCGATTGCAATTGCAATTGCCCTGGCAGCAGGCGTAAGCCTGTACGGCCTGGTGAAACAGCAAGGCTCTAACCAGACCGCCACCAGCGATGCATTGGTTAACCAAATCACCGCCCTGCAAAAAGCGCAGGAGACGCAGAAAACCGAGCTGGAAAGTGTCATTAAGCAGCAAGCGACCCAGCTTGCTGATGCCAACCGTCAGCAAGAACAACTGGCGAAACAGCTCGATGAAGTCCAGCAGAAAGTGGCAACCATTTCAGGTTCTGATGCCAAAACCTGGTTACTTGCACAAGCTGATTTTCTGGTCAAACTGGCCGGCCGCAAGCTGTGGAGCGATCAGGATGTCACAACAGCGGCCGCACTGCTGAAAAGCGCAGACGCGAGTCTGGCGGATATGAACGACCCGAGCCTGATTACCGCGCGTCGTGCCATTACGGAAGACATTGCCAGCCTGGCGGCGGTATCACAGGTCGATTACGACGGTATTATTCTTAAGGTCAATCAGCTCTCGAACCAGATTGATAACCTCCAGTTGGCAGATAATAACGACGACGACTCCCCGATGGATTCCGACGGCACTGAGTTGTCCAGCTCACTCAGCGAGTGGCGCGTTAACCTGCAAAAAAGCTGGCAGAGCTTTATGGATAGCTTCATCACTATCCGCCGCCGTGACGAAACGGCCGTACCGTTGTTAGCGCCGAATCAGGATGTTTACCTGCGCGAAAACATCCGTTCTCGCCTGCTGGTCGCTGCACAGGCCGTACCACGCCATCAGGAAGAGACGTACAAACAGGCACTCGATAACGTCTCCACGTGGGTGCGGGCTTACTACAACACCGACGACGCCACCACAACGGCATTCCTCGAAGATGTGGATAAGCTGAGCCAACAAAACATCACCATGAACGTGCCGGATAAACTGGAAAGCCAGCCGATTCTGGAAAAGTTGATGCAGACGCGCGTGCGTAACCTGCTGGCACAACCAGGTATCCCGGCAGAGCCAGATGCCGCCGCAGCACCAGCGCCAGCAACTGAAAGCGCCCCTCAAGGAGAGTAA
- the cyaA gene encoding class I adenylate cyclase, protein MYLYIETLKQRLDAINQLRVDRALAAMGPAFQQVYSLLPTLLHYHHPLMPGYLDGNVPQGICLFTPDETQQHYLNELELYRGMPPQESPKGELPITGVYSMGSTSSVGQSCSSDLDIWVCHQSWLDNEERQLLQRKCSLLESWAASLGVEVSFFLIDENRFRHNESGSLGGEDCGSTQHILLLDEFYRTAVRLAGKRILWNMVPCEEEEHYDDYVMSLYAQGVLTPNEWLDLGGLSSLSAEEYFGASLWQLYKSIDSPYKAVLKTLLLEAYSWEYPTPRLLAKDIKQRLHDGEIVSFGLDAYCMMLERVTEYLKAIDDTTRLDLVRRCFYLKVCEKLSRERACVGWRREVVGQLVKEWGWDEERLSMLDNRANWKIDQVREAHNELLDAMMQSYRNLIRFARRNNLSVSASPQDIGVLTRKLYAAFEALPGKVTLVNPQISPDLSEPNLTFIYVPPGRANRTGWYLYNRAPSMDSIISHQPLEYNRYLNKLVAWAWFNGLLTSRTRLFIKGNEVVDLAKLQEMVADVSHHFPLRLPAPTPKALYSPCEIRHLAIIVNLEYDPTAAFRNQVVHFDFRKLDVFSFGEQQNCLVGSVDLLYRNSWNEVRTLHFNGEQAMIEALKTILGKMHQDAAPPDSVEVFCYSQHLRGLIRTRVQQLVSECIELRLSSTRQETGRFKALRVSGQTWGLFFERLNVSVQKLENAIEFYGAISHNKLHGLSVQVETNHVKLPQVVDGFASEGIIQFFFEEVGDEAGFNIYILDETNRAEVYHHCEGSKEELVRDVSRFYSSSHDRFTYGSSFINFNLPQFYQIVNVDGRAQVIPFRTQAVAPAVPASQDTTPLLQQYFS, encoded by the coding sequence TTGTACCTCTATATTGAGACTCTGAAACAGAGACTGGATGCCATAAATCAATTGCGTGTGGATCGCGCGCTTGCTGCCATGGGACCTGCTTTCCAACAGGTTTACAGTCTGCTGCCTACATTATTGCACTATCACCATCCGCTGATGCCGGGTTACCTCGATGGTAACGTTCCCCAGGGCATCTGCCTTTTCACGCCTGATGAAACCCAACAGCACTATTTGAATGAGCTGGAACTCTACCGCGGCATGCCGCCACAGGAGTCCCCAAAAGGTGAATTGCCGATTACCGGCGTTTACTCAATGGGAAGTACCTCTTCGGTAGGGCAAAGCTGTTCATCTGATCTGGATATCTGGGTCTGCCATCAATCCTGGCTCGATAACGAAGAACGCCAGCTGTTACAACGTAAATGCAGCCTGCTGGAAAGCTGGGCAGCATCGCTCGGTGTGGAAGTGAGTTTCTTCCTGATTGATGAGAACCGTTTCCGTCATAACGAAAGCGGCAGTCTCGGTGGTGAAGACTGCGGCTCGACCCAGCACATTTTGCTGCTGGATGAATTTTATCGTACGGCTGTTCGTCTGGCCGGGAAGCGTATTCTGTGGAATATGGTTCCGTGTGAAGAAGAAGAGCATTACGACGATTACGTCATGTCGCTGTATGCACAGGGTGTACTGACGCCGAACGAATGGCTGGATCTGGGGGGCCTTAGCTCTCTGTCCGCTGAAGAGTATTTTGGCGCAAGTCTTTGGCAGCTGTATAAAAGTATCGACTCACCGTACAAAGCAGTTCTTAAGACGCTGTTACTGGAAGCTTATTCCTGGGAATACCCCACGCCGCGCCTGCTGGCGAAAGATATTAAACAGCGTCTGCATGATGGCGAGATCGTCTCTTTCGGTCTCGATGCCTACTGCATGATGCTCGAACGCGTCACCGAATACCTGAAAGCCATTGATGACACCACGCGTCTTGACCTGGTGCGTCGATGTTTCTATTTAAAAGTCTGCGAAAAACTCAGCCGCGAACGCGCTTGCGTTGGCTGGCGTCGTGAAGTGGTTGGTCAGTTAGTCAAAGAGTGGGGATGGGACGAAGAACGTCTGTCTATGCTCGACAACCGCGCAAACTGGAAAATCGACCAGGTGCGAGAAGCGCACAACGAACTGCTTGATGCGATGATGCAGAGCTACCGTAACCTGATTCGTTTTGCGCGCCGCAATAACCTCAGCGTTTCCGCCAGCCCGCAGGATATCGGTGTTTTGACCCGTAAACTGTATGCCGCGTTTGAAGCGTTGCCGGGGAAAGTGACGCTGGTTAACCCGCAAATTTCGCCTGATCTTTCAGAACCCAATCTGACCTTTATTTATGTCCCGCCAGGGCGTGCGAATCGTACTGGCTGGTATCTGTACAACCGTGCGCCAAGCATGGACTCGATCATCAGCCATCAGCCGCTGGAATATAACCGTTATCTGAATAAGCTGGTGGCCTGGGCCTGGTTCAACGGCCTGCTGACTTCGCGTACTCGCCTGTTTATTAAAGGCAACGAGGTCGTCGATTTAGCAAAATTACAGGAGATGGTCGCTGACGTATCGCACCATTTCCCGCTGCGCCTGCCTGCGCCGACGCCAAAAGCGCTCTACAGCCCATGTGAAATTCGCCATCTGGCGATTATCGTCAATCTGGAATATGACCCAACGGCGGCATTCCGCAATCAGGTCGTTCATTTTGATTTCCGTAAGCTGGATGTCTTTAGCTTTGGCGAGCAGCAAAACTGCCTGGTGGGTAGCGTAGACCTGCTGTACCGCAACTCGTGGAACGAAGTGCGTACCCTGCACTTCAACGGTGAGCAAGCGATGATTGAAGCGCTGAAAACCATTCTCGGTAAGATGCACCAGGATGCCGCACCGCCGGACAGCGTTGAAGTTTTCTGCTACAGCCAGCACCTGCGTGGTTTGATTCGCACCCGCGTGCAGCAACTTGTCTCTGAGTGCATTGAACTGCGTCTCTCCAGTACCCGTCAGGAAACCGGTCGCTTCAAAGCGCTGCGTGTCTCTGGCCAGACGTGGGGACTGTTCTTCGAGCGTTTGAATGTTTCTGTGCAGAAACTGGAAAACGCCATTGAGTTCTACGGTGCGATTTCGCACAACAAGCTGCATGGGCTCTCCGTGCAGGTTGAAACGAATCACGTCAAGCTACCACAGGTGGTGGACGGCTTTGCCAGCGAAGGGATTATTCAGTTCTTCTTCGAAGAAGTGGGCGATGAAGCCGGGTTTAATATCTATATTCTGGATGAAACCAACCGTGCAGAGGTGTATCACCACTGCGAAGGCAGTAAAGAAGAGTTGGTACGTGACGTTAGCCGCTTCTACTCATCTTCACACGATCGTTTCACCTACGGATCCAGTTTTATCAACTTTAACTTGCCGCAGTTCTATCAGATTGTGAATGTCGACGGGCGTGCGCAGGTCATTCCGTTCCGTACTCAGGCCGTTGCACCTGCGGTTCCTGCCAGTCAGGATACGACACCGTTGCTCCAGCAGTATTTCTCCTGA
- the hemD gene encoding uroporphyrinogen-III synthase, with product MSILVTRPSPAGEQLVSRLRALGQVAWSFPLIEFSPGRELSVLTGHLNTLQEGDMLFALSQHAVEFAHAQLQQEGSVWPTDPRYFSIGRTTALAMHTVSGIDVRYPLDREISEVLLQLPELQNIAGKRALILRGNGGRELLGETLSARGADVTFCECYQRCAKYYDGAEEAMRWHMRSVNTLVVTSGEMLQQLWSLIPPWYRENWLLRCRLLVVSERLANHARELGWQDIRIAENADNDALLRALQ from the coding sequence ATGAGTATTCTTGTCACCCGCCCTTCTCCCGCAGGAGAGCAATTAGTGAGCCGTCTGCGCGCACTGGGGCAGGTGGCCTGGAGTTTTCCGCTGATCGAATTCTCCCCTGGTCGGGAGCTGTCTGTACTCACCGGCCATTTGAATACCTTACAGGAAGGCGACATGCTCTTTGCTCTCTCGCAGCATGCCGTCGAGTTTGCCCATGCGCAGTTACAGCAGGAAGGTAGCGTCTGGCCAACCGATCCCCGTTACTTCTCCATCGGGCGCACAACCGCGCTGGCCATGCATACCGTTAGTGGGATCGATGTTCGTTACCCGTTAGATCGGGAAATTAGCGAAGTCTTGCTACAATTACCTGAATTACAAAACATTGCCGGGAAGCGAGCGCTCATTTTACGCGGGAACGGTGGACGTGAGCTGTTAGGTGAAACACTGTCTGCACGCGGCGCTGACGTGACATTCTGCGAATGCTATCAGCGCTGTGCAAAATATTACGATGGTGCAGAAGAGGCGATGCGCTGGCATATGCGCAGCGTTAATACACTGGTCGTCACCAGTGGTGAGATGCTGCAACAGCTCTGGTCACTCATCCCGCCATGGTATCGTGAAAACTGGTTACTCCGCTGTCGGCTTCTGGTCGTCAGTGAGCGTCTTGCGAACCACGCCCGGGAACTGGGCTGGCAAGATATTCGGATCGCTGAAAACGCCGACAACGATGCGCTGCTGCGCGCATTACAATAA
- a CDS encoding DUF484 domain-containing protein: protein MKQPGEELQETVTELDDRAVVDYLLRNPEFFIRNARVVEQMRVPHPVRETVSLVEWHMARARNHINQLEENMTLLMEQASNNESLFYRLLHLQARLASAHSLDEFLSRFHRWARELGLAGATLRLFPDRWRIGAPSGFTHLAISRQAFEPLRIQRLGHEHHYLGPLNGPELLVVLPEAKAIGSVAMSLMGRDGDLGVMLFTSRDAHHYEQGQGTHLLQEIALMLPELLERWIERI, encoded by the coding sequence ATGAAACAGCCAGGGGAAGAACTGCAGGAAACGGTGACAGAACTGGACGACCGGGCTGTTGTTGATTACCTGCTGCGCAATCCTGAGTTTTTTATCCGCAATGCACGCGTCGTCGAACAGATGCGCGTGCCGCATCCGGTTCGCGAAACGGTGTCACTGGTCGAATGGCACATGGCTCGGGCCCGCAACCATATCAATCAGCTCGAAGAAAACATGACGCTATTGATGGAGCAGGCCAGTAATAACGAAAGCCTGTTCTATCGTCTGCTGCATTTGCAGGCACGTCTGGCGTCGGCACACAGCCTTGACGAGTTCCTCAGCCGTTTCCATCGCTGGGCGCGTGAGCTGGGGTTGGCTGGGGCCACGCTTCGGCTCTTCCCGGACCGCTGGCGTATTGGCGCCCCATCCGGTTTCACCCATCTGGCAATCAGCCGTCAGGCCTTTGAGCCGCTGCGTATCCAGCGTCTGGGCCATGAGCATCACTATCTTGGGCCATTGAATGGTCCCGAACTGCTGGTGGTACTGCCGGAGGCCAAAGCGATAGGTTCGGTGGCGATGTCGTTGATGGGGCGAGATGGCGATCTGGGCGTTATGTTGTTCACCAGTCGCGATGCACATCATTACGAGCAAGGGCAAGGTACACACCTGTTGCAGGAAATTGCGCTGATGTTGCCTGAGCTACTGGAGCGCTGGATTGAACGGATATGA